A stretch of DNA from Candidatus Atribacteria bacterium:
AAGGTACAAGAATATGTTACCAGCCCTTCTTTTAATATTATCAATGAATATAAAGGAAAAATTCCCATCTTTCATTTTGATTTTTACAGAATTGATAAGGAGGAAGAAATATTAGGATTAAATTATGAGGAATATTTTTACGGAGAAGGCTTAACCGTTGTTGAATGGTCAGAAAAGGTTGAACAGTTTTTACCCCAAGAACACTTAAAGATCGATATCAAATTTAAAGATCGCTCTCAAAGATTAATTTCTTTTGAACCTCGAGGTGGTAGGTTTAATAACTTTATAGAGGAGTTAAACAGAAGTGAAAATATTAGGGATTGATACCTCAACTAAATTATGTAATTTAGGATTAATTGAAGATGAGGAAATCATTACAGAGTATAAGGTTAATGATTTAAGTAAAAGACATTCTTCTGTTTTAATACCGACTATAAAAAATTTATTAGAGATGGTAGACTTAAAAATTGAGGAAATTGATGGCATTGCGGTTTCCCTGGGCCCGGGTTCATTTACCGGACTCCGCATTGGTTTATCGGTAGCAAAGGGGCTGTGTTATGCCCGCTCATTACCTTTATTAGGGATTCCTACTTTAGATGCCATGGCTTTCCCCTTTAAAGAAATACCATATTTAATATGCCCTATTTTAGAATCCAAGAAAGATGAAATATATGATGCGGTATTTCGGGGAGGAGAATCCTTTCATAGGATAATGGATTATAAATGCGAAGACATTCAAAACCTTTTTTCCCGTCTTACCCTCTTAAAAGAAAAAATCATTTTTTGGGGAATTGCAACAAAAAAATATCGAGAATTTATTAAAGAAAAAATAGGTGAAAATGCTTTATTTATTGATTCACAATTAAACTTGTCGGTAGCCGCCAGTGTGGCATTTTTAGGTTTAAACAAGCTTAAAAAAGGGGAAAAAGATAATATTTCTACACTTTCTCCTTTTTATCTGAGAAAGTCCCAGGCTGAAATTATCTGGGAGAAAAAAAGTTGTGATTGATCATGATTAAGCCACATGATAACGCAAAAGTTATCCGTCCTATGGAAATAAAGGATTTAAAGAAAGTATTGGTAATTGAGAGACAATCTTTTTCCGCTCCCTGGACTCAAAGCCTGTTTTTTAGTGAATTAACTAACAATAGCTATGCAAGGTATTTTGTCTTAGAGAAAGACAATACGATAATAGGTTATCTTGGCCTTTGGCACAAGGAAAGAAGTTTTCATGTTACCAACCTTGCTGTTAGCGAAAAATTTCGTAGAAGAGGCTATGGAGAAAAATTACTGAAGTTTATTGAAAAAGAAGCGGCTATATTCGGAATCAAGAAAATATCTTTAGAGGTAAGAAGATCAAATTCTATTGCCCAAGATATCTATAAAAAAAATGGCTATAAAGTGATGGGTATTTTAAGAAATTATTATCAAGACGACAAAGAAGATGCCTTGGTAATGGAAAAGAAATTGAATTAAAAAACAAATATTTAGATAGTATATAGTAAAGAAAAATAGTTAATAGAGTTGAATATATTGCGGATATAATAAATATATAGCAAAAAATTATAAGCACGAAACTAAATGGATAACTGAACACTAAAAAATCACAAATTAATTTCTTTTTTCTAAAAAACCAAAAACCGATAATTTATGATTAATTCAATGATAGATCGGTAGACCAGAAATAATAGGCGAATTGGTAAATCGGTAAATTGATTAATTATTAAGTTCCATATTTTATCTAGAAAGGGAAAAATTATATGCCCGATTATGTACTGGGAATCGAAACTTCTTGTGACGAAACAGCAGCTGCTGTGGTAGAAGACGGAAAGAAAATTATTTCGAATATAGTCACATCTCAGATAAGTATTCATCAAAAATATGGTGGAGTAGTCCCCGAAATAGCCTCACGTAAACATATGGAGTATATCATCCCGGTAATTGATAAGGCTTTAGCTCAATCTGGAAAAAAGGTTACTGATCTCTCTGCAATTGCAGTAACTTATGGGCCAGGTTTAGTAGGATCACTCCTAGTAGGATTATCTGTCGCGAAAGCAATAGCTTATGCTCAAAATATACCTTTGATCGGAATAAACCACCTGGAAGCTCATATTTTCGCAAATCTATTGGAGCATCATGAAATAAGACCTCCTTTTATTTGCTTGATTGTATCTGGCGGGCATACATCTTTGTTAAACATAACCCGCTTTGGAGAATATAAATTATTAGGACAGACTAAAGATGATGCAGCAGGAGAGATTTTCGACAAAATAGCTAAGGTGCTGGGCTTGGGTTACCCCGGTGGGCCGATTACTGAAAAATTAGCCAGGGATGGAGTACCTTCTTCAATCAAATTCCCACGTCCTCTTTTAAATGATAAAACTTACGATTTTAGTTTTAGCGGCCTTAAAACTGCCGTAATCTACACTATAAAGGAGTTAGAAAAAGAAGATAAAAACATACCCGTTAAGGATCTATTAGCTTCTTTCCAACAAGCAGTAATTGATGTTTTGGTAAAAAAAACCATAAGAGCTGCAGTAGAATTTAGATCTAAACAGATTATCTTAGCTGGGGGTGTTGCGGCTAATAGCCTTCTAAGAAAAGAGATCACGGCAAAGGCAAATTTAGTAGATATAAAGGTTTTCTATCCCTCAACTTTTTTGTGTACTGATAATGCAGCTATGGTCGCTTCTGCTGGATATTATAGATTTAAAGAAAATATAAAATCATCTTTCAATCTGGATGCAATATCAAGATTACCATTAGAGAGAAAAAATAATTAAATAGAAGTAAAATAGCAATAAATAGATCATAATCACAATTTATCACGAAATATAGCGAAATATAGCCAATAAAGAGATTTGCTTTTCCTATTAAGTTTATATAATATAAGTAAGGTGATTTTAGCACTCTTACTATGAGAGTGCTAATTAATTTATAAATATTAAATATTATTAAAGGAGGTTACTGAACGTGAACGTAAAGGAATTAAAACCACTAGAAGATCGGGTATTG
This window harbors:
- the tsaE gene encoding tRNA (adenosine(37)-N6)-threonylcarbamoyltransferase complex ATPase subunit type 1 TsaE; translated protein: MNLTIITKSPEETKKIGKKVGKLAKPGDLIAFYGELGAGKTCFIQGISQGLKVQEYVTSPSFNIINEYKGKIPIFHFDFYRIDKEEEILGLNYEEYFYGEGLTVVEWSEKVEQFLPQEHLKIDIKFKDRSQRLISFEPRGGRFNNFIEELNRSENIRD
- the tsaD gene encoding tRNA (adenosine(37)-N6)-threonylcarbamoyltransferase complex transferase subunit TsaD, giving the protein MPDYVLGIETSCDETAAAVVEDGKKIISNIVTSQISIHQKYGGVVPEIASRKHMEYIIPVIDKALAQSGKKVTDLSAIAVTYGPGLVGSLLVGLSVAKAIAYAQNIPLIGINHLEAHIFANLLEHHEIRPPFICLIVSGGHTSLLNITRFGEYKLLGQTKDDAAGEIFDKIAKVLGLGYPGGPITEKLARDGVPSSIKFPRPLLNDKTYDFSFSGLKTAVIYTIKELEKEDKNIPVKDLLASFQQAVIDVLVKKTIRAAVEFRSKQIILAGGVAANSLLRKEITAKANLVDIKVFYPSTFLCTDNAAMVASAGYYRFKENIKSSFNLDAISRLPLERKNN
- the rimI gene encoding ribosomal-protein-alanine N-acetyltransferase, whose amino-acid sequence is MIMIKPHDNAKVIRPMEIKDLKKVLVIERQSFSAPWTQSLFFSELTNNSYARYFVLEKDNTIIGYLGLWHKERSFHVTNLAVSEKFRRRGYGEKLLKFIEKEAAIFGIKKISLEVRRSNSIAQDIYKKNGYKVMGILRNYYQDDKEDALVMEKKLN
- the tsaB gene encoding tRNA (adenosine(37)-N6)-threonylcarbamoyltransferase complex dimerization subunit type 1 TsaB; amino-acid sequence: MKILGIDTSTKLCNLGLIEDEEIITEYKVNDLSKRHSSVLIPTIKNLLEMVDLKIEEIDGIAVSLGPGSFTGLRIGLSVAKGLCYARSLPLLGIPTLDAMAFPFKEIPYLICPILESKKDEIYDAVFRGGESFHRIMDYKCEDIQNLFSRLTLLKEKIIFWGIATKKYREFIKEKIGENALFIDSQLNLSVAASVAFLGLNKLKKGEKDNISTLSPFYLRKSQAEIIWEKKSCD